The genomic region TCGACCCCACTCCTTCTGACTCAAGTATCGGAGGACCTTAGTTGAGGGTCACCCAGCAAGCCTAACGTGTTCTCTGCTCTCAGGATCCATTGTCAGTAAGCTCGAAGAGGGTTCTGCGACCCGACATCAGAGTGTCCAGATCTAGCGACCCGATCATGATCTTGCGACCTGCATCAACAGTGACGTACAAAACGAAAGTGGGATACAGAATCTTTCATCTAATATTTATCTGCTCAATCATAAAAAGGTTGCGCTGCCAATTATGAAGCCAGAAACTAATACTATATAGGTAAGAAAGATACAAGATTTatcgatcatatatatatcctaATTCATGGAACCACAAATCTTTCTACATCTATTGATTAATTGTTTCCAAAATGTTTGGCATTTCTTGCATCCATTTCATGTTTCGATTTCCTCAACTTCATGTTAGCAACTTTTCCCAGGAGAGCACGTTTTGACCATAGTCCTCTACTAACACAACGAGCTAGCAACACGAGAAGCAAGGAAACAAGTTAGATTTAGTTTCTGGTGGTGTCGTTGTCGTTGTCGTTGTCGTTGCCGTTTCTGTTGCCGTCGTGGTGGTCGTGGCCGCTGTAGGTGTTTCTGGCTCTGGATTTGTCGATGGTTGTGACTCAAGCTTCGTTACTGGTGGCGTTTGAGATTGCCCCATCTCCTGGCATGACCCTATTGAGCTAGGCGCCCGCGTTGAAGTACAATGTTCTTTATCTCCTGTCATTCTGGACATGTTGAAAAATGACTCAATTGTTCCCCGACATATTGGGGGTAAATGGCATGCATGgcactttaattttatatttagaattatttcactcatttttatttcctaACCTTGTCATtcataaagtttataatttatttcatcgAACCTCTCTATCAAATTTCGGTGAAAAAGTCATCAGAATTTGATCATATGCCCTGTACATGCTACATTTTCAACGTCAAAAATGTCATTATATGCTTGTTTTACAACATTGTTTTTTTCACACGAACTTGTTTTTGAAAAGGTATACAATGATAAATTTACTCCTAAAAATATAGCATGTACAGATCACATGACCGGGTTCTGATGACGTTTTTCTCCTAAAAGTTGACCAATagaataaaatggaaaagaaatacGAGAATATTAGGGATTATAAGATTAGTAAATGAAGATAAATGACTAAAGTAATTTGAAGCACAACCTTAAGGGACCATTAATGATATTTACCCTAATACTTTGTGTTATCTAGAGGGTGTATTGACTAAGCTTATTTGAAACATCATATAAATTtctacatcttataagatattttaaaagtttaaaggtgttgaatattatttttaaaataagctcttaaattttttggaaaaataaaatatcaaagcttataaaattttagagtgttaagcataataagttcttcatattataataatgatcCAAAAAAGCCATCAAACTATTagcatttttaaaatgaaacatataaataattttgctttGGGCGAAAACGAAAATTATATGAGGGTAAAAGTGAAATACTAACAAAGTTAATTATGAGTGtgtttttatctatatattgCATATTATGATTAAGGGTACATTACAACAAGCTCCCCTGAGGTTtgccataattataaataagcccatgtcatttgaaaaatcataaatgcCCTTTTGAAAGGGGacaatgtaattttagtcctgtaacttatgaaaggtggcattttttgtcctgcaCGAGTCGATTTTCGCAATTTAGACTtgtattcatcatttttcagcCAATTTGGCCCGAAAatgcatgtgacttgcacatgaccaaattaaattgcaagtttagtcctataacttcgggagttttgacatttttggtcctgcaCGAATTGATTTATAGGActgaaattacaattatttttggcCAAATTTGTCGaaagggactaaaattgccaaaactataaaattataggactaaattgcaaaaattaattcgtacaggactaaaaataccatccctaaattacaggactaaaattataattttcctccctgaaattacaaatacgcTAACAAATACCCTCGCAATGGGTTGTGACCACAAGagggtgtttgtaattttagtaggtatatgtaattttaagaagtatttataattttcaaataataaaatatatttataattatacaaatatcaGAAGAGCccattttaatttactctaaCATTAAAAGAGCTTATGAGACGTTTAAGAAAAAGCAAGGTGCAGTTAACTATTTTTGTAAGACGCTTAGAATTGTTAGATGTGAAGAACTTACACTGAGAATGCAAAAGATTTTGCGCTTGTGTTGCTCTCCTGTGACCGATGAGAACCGCGCACCCCATAGCTCTGACCTTCACTTTCCTGTATTACCTCCTTCATGGTTGCCTGTGCTATTCCCAACTCCCGGCTTCTCATGTCCGCACGGACGACATCGGCAGACTGCTCAGCTGAGTAACTGAACATCTGATCAGACGTAGACACCTCCCCGCCGAGCTCTCCCGACCGCAAACAGTATTGGTCATTCGTGAAGCTCATATTCCCAGTATGAATGCTGAACAGAGAATCATTAGATGCCACACTCCATTCCATTGGCGTCGAAGAATCCTTTCTAGCGAAAACCGACGACGGAATCCTGTACGGTGCAGCAGGACGCTCCATCTCTTGGCTTGGTGGTGCCTCTGTCGTCGTTCCATTGCTTGTGGATGGTGCAACACACGATGTTTCATGATCTGATGGTTCACACTTGTGTGCAGGTGAGGATGTAGTGCTTGAAGTGGGCTTATCATCATCGTCGTCATTGTCGTTGTCGCGGTGGAACGGGTCGTGCAACGTGGAGTCTGGCGAAGATGAGTTCTTGTTAGAGGAAGATGGGCTTAGTTTTCCGTCCGTGGGGTGAAGTGCTGTGTTTTCAATATCATCAACATTTGTAGTACTAGTCTCATTCGCAGATTTCACAGGCACAGTAGTTGTTTTAAGTTCAGCATTTGAAGATTCCATACCAGTTTCAAACTACGTACGTACTGCTCACCTGCGGTACTAAGAGACAGAATCTATGTCACCCATCAAGAATtaaatcattctttttttaaaatcaataaatgatTGCGAAAACTGCAACTTTTAGTcatgtttgtataataggtggcaattttagtcttatacGAATCCATTCTGGTAATTTTATTAAGGATTTTTCAGGACAAAACtgaaagaatttattaaaaatggcTGGAAATTGATTTAGAATGTCTTATGATGCAACTTTGctctaatatttttctatcacAAGCAAATTCTTTCTGTTATCCTAAATATCCTAGAATTTTATTGCAATCTCAGCAACACGAATGaacaatgaattattattgcgTGGTCTGTTTAAACACAAAAATCCCTTAATGTGAAACATCAAATgagcaatttatctctttattttaaatatatatatatatatattagtacaTGAATAATTATGACGTCAAGATTCACAAGaactaaaaattacaaaaacccATATCAACAAAGAacgtgaaaaataaaatctaaggggataaaacaataaaaataaagaaaaaggcgTAGAATAAAGAAGTTGCATACCATGCAGACATGCATGCAGAGGGAGGAAATGAAAGATTTAGGAAGAGTGGTTGATGTGTTTAATTCCGACCAACGCCTCACTGTCTTTCTGGCCAACCAACGCCCCACAAAAGTGGCCAGAAAATTGGCAGACGCCTCTTTTTCCACCACCTGCAATTTGATCAATTATAACAATATGAATGTGCAAATTCTTGAGAGAGAAagtgggagagagagagagagaaagacagagagagagatggaagTAGGAAAAAGGGCGAGGGGGTTATTGATGGCCTAACGTTGATTTAGCTTCTCGGTGTCCTGTGTTTTTCACATACGCACTCTAAAATTAAGATAACGTGGATACGATTTAAGTATGGTTTCTATATGTATTTGCACACGgtggaaaatttgaattttttttattcaatttaatcaaattaaatcaatcataaaGTAAGTgcgatatatttattatgtgataagTCACCTTTTTATAAACTGTACACTAATTGCGATACACTTACTACATAAATTGGCTCACATTTGGCCAAGGCAAGCCTCGCTAGAATTTCCTGAAATATAGATGTAAGATAAATTACAGTATAGTCTACTCTGTTGCTTAAAGTTAAGGgtcattagaaaaaaatactattggttataatattaatggctatagttaaaaattattaggcaaaattgcaaaattgatcCCGTAAGTATGGGGGGTGGCATAATTGGGACCGTAACTAtgaaattgacaattttagccctataagtattgattttttggcaaATTTGATCATTCTGAccaaaattgtccaaaatcACGGCAAAGAGATTTGGGGCTTAGGGTTCCGATGTCTACGTGCGCAACTTAAACACTTAGGTGCTTGCGTGGCGAATGACGTGGCTTAGGCAGGACTCTTCCCCCTTTTTTCACCTTATGTAAGTAAagctctctctttctctctctctctacttcATTTTTGCTGTTGCAAATGAAGTTGCAGGTGaaggaaaacaacaaaaatgtcTTCTTTATTGTCGGGCAATTACTCCACCACTGTGGTAAACTACTTTTTTGGCATTAGGGCTCCATTGAGAAGCTCTTGGACCAATGATAATCCCAGAAGAAGGTTTTTTTCTTGCACAAATTATAAGGTAAGAATTGAAGTTTAAGTTTAAGTTTTATAGATGttggtttattttttgttcaattgcaGAGTGGAGGatgtcaattttttacatGGGATGACCCACTTATGTGTGCTAAAGCTTTGGATGTCATACCCGATTTGCATCGCAAGCTTTAAACAATGGAAATCGAAGCAAAACTGTTTAAGAAGAAGATATTTTCGCTTAAAGTATGCTTGGTGGCATCATGGTTTGTGTTGGTCGGTTTTTGGATTGGTAAACGGATGGTGGTCTTTGGATGAATCGTTCCAAGTTGCTAGATTGGTAGAGACTTACATTATGTTGTTAGATATGGGTAAACATAAGATGGAGCAAATGTAATGGTATTTTGTGGTTttgataatgaaattgaaagcCTCAAATTTGAAACTTTTGTGAATTCTGTGTTATGTTGTTAAAGAATTctgttaatgaattttaataataaaactagAAGCTTGAAATTGcagttgttaattaatttagtaacataataaaaatgaaaatgaattttcagcCTTTTCTCCACccttttcaacaatataatgaaaatgaaaacattaatttttgcaCCCTTTTCAACATGTTAATGAGAAACATtcatttcatactaacatcAATTTACAACATGTCTTCACAAAAAACATGAATATCCATTTACAATATTTCTTCAACAACAAGTTGTTCACAAAACCCCCTAATTCATAAGATATGTAATAACAACTGATTCCTCAACTTTTTCAAGTATCTTGAGATTACAGACAAAAAATGTTTCAATCAATATAGAAAAGTTTTTAAACAAAAGGTGAATTCCTCCCATCTTTCTTCAAGCCTTTGAAGAACTCAAACGGTATTTAGCGGGACTCCCTCTACTGGTGAAATCATCCCCAGGGGATACCCTTTATGTGTATTTATCCGCCATCCCGCGAGCTATCAGCTCCCTCCTCATTCACAAAGATAACGGAAAATAAATGCCGATTTATTATGTCAGCAACGTACTCAATGGGAGTGGAAGGACAATATACCCTTATTGAAAAAATGGGCCTAGCGCTCGTCATCACTGGACTATGTCTTGATTTTCTCTCGCGTTCCATTAGAGTAAAAACTAATCTACCTCTAAAGCAAACACTGGGTAAGCTAGATACATCCGGACGATTGGTAAAATGGATGGTAGAACTAAGTGAGTATGATATCTCTTACCTCCCCAGACTACCATCAAAGCCTAGGCTTTAGCCGACTCCATCTCTGAAACAACAGGGATGTCTGAAGAAGACACCCCCAAGTCGAAAAATGGTTATTAGACGTAGATGGATCGTCTACCTTTCAAGGTAGTGTTGCGGGCATAGTCAT from Sesamum indicum cultivar Zhongzhi No. 13 linkage group LG3, S_indicum_v1.0, whole genome shotgun sequence harbors:
- the LOC105158002 gene encoding mucin-5AC; amino-acid sequence: MESSNAELKTTTVPVKSANETSTTNVDDIENTALHPTDGKLSPSSSNKNSSSPDSTLHDPFHRDNDNDDDDDKPTSSTTSSPAHKCEPSDHETSCVAPSTSNGTTTEAPPSQEMERPAAPYRIPSSVFARKDSSTPMEWSVASNDSLFSIHTGNMSFTNDQYCLRSGELGGEVSTSDQMFSYSAEQSADVVRADMRSRELGIAQATMKEVIQESEGQSYGVRGSHRSQESNTSAKSFAFSVMTGDKEHCTSTRAPSSIGSCQEMGQSQTPPVTKLESQPSTNPEPETPTAATTTTTATETATTTTTTTTPPETKSNLFPCFSCC